A single region of the Fusobacterium varium genome encodes:
- a CDS encoding threonine/serine exporter family protein — translation MTKKNEYKILSLACHAGKILLQNGAEVYRVENSVCQVAKSYGLIPQCFATLTCIIITLKNSDGEVVSLVERVNSRNTNLDKVYQVHTLLKNLSKYNYEELENRLLEIEQDKPYSFPINIFGNCLGAGFFTFLFSGNFHEFIAAFLCGILVAFTSKITDMLNLGVFFTNLLCGAISSGAACIFLRYGFITDVSIPIISTLMILVPGVAFINSMRDLFSGDLVTGFSRLGEVVMIGTAIAVGSGIALKLLLDLGGV, via the coding sequence ATGACAAAAAAAAATGAGTATAAAATTTTATCTCTAGCATGTCATGCTGGAAAAATTCTTCTACAAAATGGAGCAGAGGTATATAGAGTTGAAAACTCTGTATGTCAAGTAGCTAAATCCTATGGATTAATTCCACAATGTTTTGCTACTTTAACTTGTATAATTATAACATTGAAAAATTCAGATGGAGAGGTTGTATCATTAGTTGAAAGAGTTAATTCAAGAAATACAAATTTAGATAAAGTCTATCAAGTTCATACTTTATTAAAAAATCTTTCTAAATACAATTATGAAGAGTTGGAAAATAGATTGCTAGAAATTGAACAAGATAAGCCCTACTCTTTCCCTATAAATATTTTTGGAAACTGCTTAGGAGCTGGTTTTTTTACTTTCCTTTTCTCTGGAAATTTTCATGAATTTATAGCAGCTTTTCTTTGTGGTATCTTGGTAGCATTTACCTCTAAAATCACTGATATGCTAAATTTAGGGGTTTTCTTTACTAATCTATTGTGTGGTGCTATATCATCTGGAGCAGCCTGTATTTTCCTACGTTACGGCTTTATAACTGATGTTTCTATTCCAATTATATCTACTCTTATGATTTTAGTTCCTGGAGTAGCATTTATAAACTCTATGAGAGATCTGTTTTCTGGAGATTTAGTTACTGGTTTTTCAAGATTAGGTGAGGTAGTGATGATTGGAACAGCTATAGCTGTTGGTTCTGGAATTGCTTTAAAATTACTTTTAGATCTAGGAGGTGTATAG
- a CDS encoding MurR/RpiR family transcriptional regulator, with product MGIIIKLNAMKNQLTSIEKKIAEYILEDPERIKNLTTYEIAQNCDTSQASIVRFSKKLGFSGFPDFKLSLSQDIGNRKAESHVNIMHEELKSTDSFEIIGKKVATENIRAVNNTYEITDFKELEKAVQAINSARKIMLAGVGFSGIVARDLYFKLMELGKVASFENDSHMQLSYLSTMNENDILFVISHSGKTLELFNLAKVAKNKGIKIITLTSVANNPIRELGDIRLSTVEMKSDFRATALSPRISQLTVVDMIYIKLMLENENLQDYIFNAIELVKDSKL from the coding sequence ATGGGAATAATTATTAAATTAAATGCTATGAAAAATCAGTTAACATCAATAGAAAAGAAAATTGCTGAATATATATTAGAAGATCCTGAAAGAATAAAAAATCTAACAACTTATGAGATAGCTCAAAATTGTGACACAAGTCAAGCATCTATTGTAAGATTTTCTAAAAAGCTAGGATTTTCAGGTTTTCCAGATTTTAAACTTTCTTTAAGTCAAGATATTGGAAATAGAAAAGCTGAATCTCATGTTAATATAATGCACGAAGAGTTAAAATCAACAGATTCTTTTGAGATCATTGGGAAAAAAGTTGCCACTGAAAATATTAGAGCTGTCAATAATACCTATGAGATTACAGATTTTAAAGAGTTGGAAAAAGCTGTACAAGCTATTAATAGTGCAAGAAAGATTATGCTTGCAGGAGTTGGGTTCTCAGGAATAGTTGCAAGAGATCTTTATTTTAAATTGATGGAGCTTGGAAAAGTTGCATCTTTTGAAAATGATAGCCACATGCAATTAAGTTACCTTTCTACTATGAATGAAAATGATATTCTTTTTGTTATCTCTCATAGTGGAAAAACATTAGAACTTTTCAATCTTGCAAAGGTTGCTAAAAATAAAGGGATAAAAATTATAACTTTAACAAGTGTAGCAAACAATCCTATTAGAGAGTTAGGAGATATCAGATTGAGCACTGTTGAGATGAAAAGCGACTTTAGAGCCACAGCTTTATCACCTAGAATATCACAACTTACTGTTGTAGATATGATATATATAAAATTGATGTTAGAAAATGAAAATTTACAAGATTATATTTTCAATGCAATTGAGCTTGTAAAAGATTCAAAGCTTTAA
- a CDS encoding threonine/serine exporter family protein, translated as MPIEKMIFQIFSAVITTFGFGLMFNIKNKNLIHTSIAGGLSWAIYLLGQKLEFPEGLSYFIATFTMAIYSEIVARKISTPVTTILIAALIPLAPGGGIYYTMYNLLDKNYPIAIQKGIQTFIIAGAMAVGIFSASTLFKLYAEIKTKLVKNS; from the coding sequence ATGCCTATTGAGAAAATGATTTTTCAAATATTTTCTGCAGTAATTACAACTTTTGGATTTGGATTGATGTTCAATATAAAAAATAAAAACCTCATTCATACAAGTATAGCTGGAGGTTTAAGTTGGGCTATTTATCTTTTGGGGCAAAAATTAGAGTTTCCAGAAGGATTGTCATACTTTATAGCTACTTTTACAATGGCTATTTATTCAGAAATCGTTGCTAGAAAAATTTCTACCCCTGTAACAACTATTCTAATTGCAGCATTGATCCCTTTAGCCCCAGGAGGTGGAATTTATTATACTATGTATAATCTATTAGATAAAAACTACCCTATAGCTATTCAAAAAGGTATACAGACCTTTATAATAGCTGGAGCAATGGCTGTCGGTATCTTTTCTGCTTCTACTTTATTCAAACTCTATGCTGAGATAAAAACAAAGCTTGTAAAAAACAGCTGA
- a CDS encoding HU family DNA-binding protein — translation MTEKEFTKNYLNSFKKEGRLKNIGEAKKRIEVFFDTLQEALEKEGKVIFKDWGKFEIEEREERNYGNPKTQERIVIPAKKVFKFTVGKKFADKVKNS, via the coding sequence ATGACAGAAAAGGAATTTACAAAAAATTATCTTAATTCCTTCAAAAAAGAGGGAAGACTAAAAAACATTGGAGAGGCTAAAAAAAGAATCGAAGTTTTCTTTGATACTTTACAAGAAGCTCTCGAAAAAGAGGGAAAAGTAATTTTCAAAGATTGGGGTAAATTTGAAATTGAAGAAAGAGAAGAAAGAAATTATGGGAATCCAAAAACTCAAGAGAGAATTGTGATTCCAGCAAAAAAAGTTTTTAAATTTACTGTAGGAAAGAAATTTGCAGATAAAGTAAAAAACAGCTAG
- a CDS encoding tetratricopeptide repeat protein, whose product MAIITEKWKKLFEEADYLGEILNGLAEIQRENGYTDEEMDNDLDVALWKAYVYNNMDSYEYYELSEKTLAKVKDEGVKSGVWCYRYSCALVYLRRFDEALEYSRLGTKVEPEYPWGWLQLGRLCYKYNLLDEAYNAIDKGLELVPNDYEFLTLKDDIENDRGYAYTNSHYIDEEADKNSRERLIDIDDDELYQDFVNKSDLEKELNILHNQGKNQEIIAIINSLPEEDLNYDILGKLARAYNNNNQCEEGLKVLLSLKDEGEENSLWNFRVGYSYYYSEKAKENPEYLEEAKKYFERCLELNPNEPDGDVLLRWVYSDLGNRKLDEEKNDEAFEYFQKARDLAKDTDDIIATESEFAWAYDYIKDFEKAYEHLQTAISLGRDDIWLHSELGFCLGGMNKYEESIVEFEKAIELGIDDSWVYAKLGALYKELEKYDKALENYLKGLEVDPEDIYIICELAWLYDNVEENCEKGLEYLNKAQELGRDDIWINSELGWVYNHLRDHKKALSYLEKAKELGRDDEWIAFEIGYSLVRLDKIEEGIEQYKKAIELGKDDIPTNGELGYWLDYLEKYEDAFIYLEKSKALGRDDFWINSEMGFCLNRLGRYDEAVLFLERAIELEKTNEWVFSELAFSLKSLNRYEEALEYFGKSEELGRNDEWLNSQIAECLEDLGKVDEAIEKLKAFVVTENGNSVPINSQIAYLYGKLNNPEEALKYLYEAEKLGRNDIWLYSEIGWNLSGQPEKYEEALEYFEKAVALGREDDWINGQIGFSLAKLGRTKEALEHFEKAKFINPDSEWISYHLGSCYRKLGEISKAIEILKISAEKGEYRGWTELELAWCYALIDEKEKAQEYLKEADSYIGGEILNSPELKKDVETIKQLISTTSYLA is encoded by the coding sequence ATGGCTATAATTACAGAAAAATGGAAAAAATTATTTGAAGAGGCTGATTACCTTGGAGAGATTTTAAATGGATTGGCAGAGATACAAAGAGAAAATGGCTATACTGATGAAGAGATGGATAACGATTTAGATGTAGCACTTTGGAAAGCTTATGTCTATAACAATATGGATTCTTATGAATATTATGAGCTATCAGAAAAGACACTTGCTAAAGTAAAAGATGAGGGTGTAAAAAGTGGTGTATGGTGTTACAGATACTCTTGTGCTTTAGTTTATCTTAGAAGATTTGATGAGGCTTTGGAATATAGCAGACTTGGAACTAAAGTTGAACCAGAGTACCCTTGGGGTTGGTTACAACTTGGTAGACTTTGTTACAAATACAATCTTTTAGATGAAGCTTACAATGCAATAGATAAAGGACTTGAACTTGTACCAAATGATTATGAATTTTTAACTTTAAAAGATGATATAGAAAATGATAGAGGATATGCTTATACAAATTCTCACTATATAGATGAAGAGGCAGATAAAAATTCAAGAGAAAGATTGATAGATATTGATGATGATGAGCTGTATCAAGATTTTGTCAATAAAAGTGATTTGGAAAAAGAATTAAATATACTTCATAACCAAGGTAAAAACCAAGAGATTATTGCTATAATTAACTCTTTACCTGAAGAGGATTTAAATTATGATATTCTTGGGAAACTTGCAAGAGCATATAATAATAACAATCAATGTGAAGAGGGACTTAAAGTTTTACTCTCTTTAAAAGATGAGGGAGAAGAGAACTCACTTTGGAACTTCCGTGTAGGTTACTCTTATTACTATTCTGAAAAAGCTAAAGAAAATCCAGAATATTTAGAAGAAGCTAAAAAGTATTTTGAAAGATGCCTTGAGCTAAACCCTAACGAACCTGATGGAGATGTTCTTTTAAGATGGGTTTACTCTGATTTAGGAAATAGAAAACTAGATGAAGAGAAAAATGATGAAGCTTTTGAGTATTTCCAAAAAGCTAGAGATTTAGCAAAGGATACAGATGATATTATAGCCACTGAATCAGAATTTGCTTGGGCATATGATTATATAAAAGATTTTGAAAAAGCTTATGAGCATTTACAAACTGCTATTTCTCTAGGAAGAGATGATATTTGGTTACATTCTGAATTAGGGTTCTGTCTAGGTGGAATGAATAAATATGAAGAGTCTATTGTAGAGTTTGAAAAAGCTATTGAGCTTGGTATAGATGATTCTTGGGTATATGCAAAACTTGGAGCTTTGTATAAAGAGTTAGAAAAATATGATAAAGCTTTAGAAAATTATTTAAAAGGTTTAGAGGTAGATCCTGAAGATATCTATATTATTTGTGAATTAGCTTGGTTATATGATAATGTAGAGGAAAACTGTGAAAAGGGATTGGAATATCTAAATAAAGCTCAAGAGTTAGGTAGAGATGATATCTGGATTAACTCTGAATTAGGTTGGGTATATAATCATCTTAGGGATCATAAAAAAGCTCTTTCTTATTTGGAAAAAGCTAAGGAATTAGGTAGAGATGATGAATGGATAGCTTTTGAAATAGGATATTCTCTTGTAAGATTGGATAAAATTGAAGAGGGAATTGAGCAATATAAAAAGGCTATTGAATTAGGGAAAGATGATATTCCTACAAATGGTGAGCTTGGATATTGGCTTGATTATTTAGAAAAATATGAGGACGCTTTTATCTATCTTGAAAAATCTAAAGCTCTTGGAAGAGATGATTTTTGGATAAATTCAGAGATGGGATTCTGCTTAAATAGATTAGGAAGATATGATGAAGCTGTACTTTTTTTAGAAAGAGCAATAGAGTTAGAGAAAACTAATGAATGGGTATTCTCTGAACTTGCATTCTCTTTAAAGAGTTTAAATAGATATGAAGAGGCTTTGGAATATTTTGGAAAATCTGAAGAATTAGGCAGAAATGATGAGTGGTTAAATTCTCAAATAGCTGAGTGTTTAGAAGATCTTGGAAAAGTAGATGAGGCTATTGAAAAACTTAAAGCTTTTGTTGTTACAGAGAATGGAAATAGTGTTCCAATTAATTCACAAATAGCTTACCTTTACGGAAAATTAAATAATCCAGAAGAGGCATTGAAATATCTTTATGAGGCTGAAAAACTTGGAAGAAATGATATTTGGCTATATTCTGAAATTGGTTGGAATTTAAGTGGACAGCCAGAAAAATATGAAGAGGCTTTGGAATATTTTGAAAAAGCTGTTGCTCTTGGTAGAGAAGATGATTGGATTAATGGACAGATCGGTTTCTCTTTAGCAAAACTAGGAAGAACTAAGGAGGCTTTAGAGCATTTTGAAAAAGCTAAGTTTATAAATCCAGATAGTGAATGGATCTCTTATCATCTTGGTTCTTGTTATAGAAAACTTGGAGAGATTTCAAAGGCAATAGAAATTTTAAAAATTTCAGCAGAAAAAGGGGAGTATAGAGGTTGGACAGAGTTAGAACTTGCTTGGTGTTACGCCCTTATTGATGAAAAAGAAAAAGCTCAAGAGTATTTGAAAGAGGCTGATTCATATATTGGTGGAGAAATTCTCAACTCACCTGAGCTAAAAAAAGATGTTGAAACAATAAAACAATTGATTTCAACTACAAGTTATCTAGCTTAA
- a CDS encoding nitroreductase family protein, with amino-acid sequence MNFLSRRSIRKYKNIPVEKKIIDELLKVAIVAPTGHNARACEFIVFENEKEVKKLIGIKKAGANFLETAQAGIAVVVDCNKAGTWIEDGSIAAYTIQLKAHEMGLGSCWLQLRDRFSPNDEPSDELFAKIVGLPENYRVLCFIALGYADEEKAEYTDEDINLLKVHYNRF; translated from the coding sequence ATGAATTTTTTATCAAGAAGAAGTATTAGAAAGTATAAGAATATTCCTGTAGAAAAAAAGATAATAGATGAGCTTTTAAAAGTTGCTATAGTTGCACCTACTGGACATAATGCAAGAGCTTGTGAGTTTATAGTTTTTGAAAATGAAAAAGAGGTAAAAAAATTAATAGGTATAAAAAAAGCAGGAGCTAACTTTTTAGAAACTGCTCAAGCTGGAATTGCTGTTGTTGTAGACTGCAATAAAGCTGGAACATGGATAGAGGACGGATCAATAGCAGCTTATACAATTCAATTGAAAGCACATGAAATGGGGCTTGGAAGTTGTTGGCTACAACTTAGAGATAGATTTAGTCCAAATGATGAACCTTCTGATGAGTTGTTTGCAAAAATAGTAGGGCTTCCTGAAAATTATAGAGTTCTTTGCTTTATAGCTTTAGGATATGCTGATGAAGAAAAAGCAGAGTACACAGATGAAGATATAAATTTATTAAAAGTTCATTATAATAGGTTTTAA
- a CDS encoding DUF2156 domain-containing protein yields the protein MEWKNLTIDDKEIIDEFTKGKFITCDYNFTNLYLWSQGEKATYAIENNVLVVRGLYEGKYYYFMPVPRSLEYLDNAKEIIRNLLNEKAQIILVPEKWKNYLEDSFVLEERRDSFDYVYSLESLAYLKGRKYSKKKNRVNNFMKTYDYAYEKITSENIKEVLEFQGDWCHDKSCEIIPVLRNEDIGIHNILNHFDRLGVKGGMLKVDGKVIAYSLGEALDDEYVVVHIEKGLNEYIGSYQMINMMFLQNEFKDYKFVNREDDFGDLGLRDAKESYHPLELLKKYEIVGIK from the coding sequence ATGGAATGGAAAAATTTAACCATTGACGATAAAGAGATTATTGATGAGTTCACCAAAGGGAAGTTTATAACTTGTGATTATAACTTTACAAATCTTTATCTTTGGAGTCAAGGGGAGAAGGCAACTTATGCTATAGAGAATAATGTTCTAGTTGTAAGAGGATTATATGAGGGTAAATATTACTACTTTATGCCTGTACCTAGATCATTGGAGTACTTAGATAATGCTAAAGAGATAATAAGAAACCTTTTAAATGAAAAAGCTCAAATTATTCTTGTACCTGAAAAATGGAAAAATTATCTTGAAGATAGTTTTGTTTTAGAGGAGAGAAGGGATAGCTTTGACTATGTTTACTCTTTAGAGAGTTTAGCTTATTTAAAGGGAAGAAAATACTCTAAAAAGAAAAATAGAGTTAACAACTTTATGAAAACTTATGACTATGCTTATGAGAAGATAACTTCTGAAAATATAAAAGAGGTTTTAGAGTTTCAAGGAGATTGGTGTCACGATAAATCTTGTGAAATTATACCTGTTTTAAGAAATGAAGATATTGGAATCCACAATATTTTAAATCACTTTGATAGACTTGGAGTCAAAGGTGGAATGTTAAAAGTTGATGGAAAAGTAATAGCTTACTCATTGGGAGAGGCACTAGATGATGAATATGTAGTGGTTCATATTGAGAAGGGGCTTAATGAATATATTGGAAGTTATCAAATGATAAATATGATGTTTTTACAAAATGAGTTTAAAGATTATAAGTTTGTAAATAGAGAAGATGATTTTGGTGATTTAGGACTTAGAGATGCAAAGGAGTCTTACCATCCATTGGAACTTTTAAAGAAATATGAAATTGTTGGAATTAAATAG
- a CDS encoding glucosamine-6-phosphate deaminase: MRVVITDKNVGDWAAVYVARKINEFKPTKERPFVLGLPTGGTPLEMYKRLIQLNKDGIVSFENVVTFNMDEYVGLAPDNDQSYHHYMFSNFFNHIDIPKENVNILNGLAEDYEAECQRYEDKIKSYGGIHLFLGGIGPDGHIAFNEPGSSLSSRTRDKELTMDTIVANARFFNGDINAVPKLALTVGVGTILDAKEVLIMVTGLNKARALQHGIEEGVNHMWTISALQLHRKGIIVSDEAACSELKVATYRYFKDMEKNNLDTDKLLADLYAEKR; this comes from the coding sequence ATGAGAGTTGTTATCACAGACAAAAATGTTGGAGATTGGGCAGCAGTATATGTAGCTAGAAAAATCAATGAATTTAAACCTACTAAAGAAAGACCATTTGTACTAGGACTACCTACAGGAGGAACTCCATTAGAAATGTACAAAAGACTTATCCAATTAAATAAAGATGGAATTGTTTCTTTTGAAAATGTAGTTACTTTTAATATGGATGAATATGTTGGACTTGCTCCAGACAATGATCAAAGCTATCACCACTATATGTTCTCTAACTTCTTTAATCACATTGACATTCCTAAAGAAAATGTAAATATTCTTAATGGACTTGCTGAAGATTATGAAGCTGAATGCCAAAGATATGAAGATAAAATCAAATCTTATGGAGGAATTCACCTATTCTTAGGAGGAATCGGACCAGATGGACATATTGCTTTCAACGAACCAGGATCTTCTCTATCTTCAAGAACAAGAGATAAAGAACTTACTATGGATACAATAGTTGCAAATGCTAGATTCTTCAATGGAGATATCAATGCAGTTCCTAAATTAGCTCTTACAGTAGGAGTTGGAACAATTCTTGATGCTAAAGAAGTATTAATAATGGTTACTGGATTAAACAAAGCAAGAGCATTACAACATGGAATTGAAGAAGGAGTAAACCACATGTGGACAATTTCAGCTCTTCAACTTCACAGAAAAGGAATAATCGTTTCTGACGAAGCTGCTTGTTCTGAATTAAAAGTTGCTACTTATAGATACTTCAAAGATATGGAAAAAAATAACCTAGATACAGATAAATTACTAGCTGATCTTTATGCTGAAAAAAGATAA
- a CDS encoding RNA 2'-phosphotransferase, producing MRKVDDVKLGKFLSLILRHKPETIGITLDKNGWADVKELIEKVKLSERYIDMEILERIVRENSKKRYSFNEDKTKIRASQGHSIEVELNLKEMTPPKILYHGTATRFLESIKEKGILKMNRQYVHLSMNIETARNVGQRHGEVIILSIDIEGLKNIGHKFYLSENKVWLCDDIPSRYILWDKVIR from the coding sequence ATGAGAAAAGTAGATGATGTAAAACTAGGAAAATTTTTAAGTCTTATCCTTAGGCACAAACCTGAAACAATAGGGATAACCTTAGATAAAAATGGTTGGGCTGATGTAAAAGAATTAATAGAAAAAGTAAAACTTTCTGAAAGATATATTGATATGGAGATTTTAGAAAGGATAGTTAGAGAAAACAGTAAAAAAAGATATAGTTTTAATGAAGATAAAACTAAAATTAGAGCTAGTCAAGGACATTCTATAGAAGTAGAGCTAAATCTTAAAGAGATGACACCACCAAAAATCCTATATCACGGAACAGCCACTAGATTTTTAGAAAGTATCAAAGAAAAAGGAATTTTAAAAATGAATAGACAATATGTTCATCTATCTATGAACATTGAAACTGCTAGAAATGTTGGACAAAGACACGGAGAAGTGATTATTCTTTCAATAGATATAGAGGGACTTAAAAATATAGGGCATAAATTTTATCTATCAGAAAATAAAGTTTGGTTATGTGATGATATTCCAAGCAGATATATTTTATGGGATAAAGTTATTAGATAA
- a CDS encoding membrane lipoprotein lipid attachment site-containing protein: protein MKKLYFILIGILLMLTGCSSDEDYINTVKKITFPDGVTVEKLVDNNIKGGETYLVNDKNFLFNEAVLLMLSFGSKDEINFALKQGGFTVPEKFSEVKWAVEGETKNGKVIVASNDKIKVRIETEKNGDYIETKTSDIVTSDIATNKVIPQEELDIMLEFYNLALKNGYTNQKVEETKEPEESEYKRFDEKAFLKNEFGENVVKYYPSGRVQFISDGYMEVELEDRSNLKEIAEGIVWLQDNIGKQYVNALVDYSIELEYQIIAEKLNKKITNSDKEKIKKLEVQALKVFDKLQEEVNNTNEEE, encoded by the coding sequence ATGAAAAAACTATATTTTATTTTAATTGGAATCTTATTAATGTTAACAGGTTGTTCAAGTGATGAGGATTATATAAACACTGTGAAAAAAATCACTTTTCCTGATGGTGTAACAGTTGAAAAATTAGTGGATAACAATATCAAAGGTGGAGAAACTTATCTAGTAAATGATAAAAACTTCCTATTTAATGAAGCTGTTCTACTTATGTTGTCCTTCGGTTCAAAAGATGAAATTAATTTTGCTTTAAAACAAGGTGGTTTCACTGTTCCAGAAAAATTTTCAGAGGTTAAATGGGCAGTTGAAGGAGAAACTAAAAATGGAAAAGTTATAGTAGCATCTAATGATAAAATAAAAGTTAGAATAGAAACTGAAAAAAATGGAGATTACATTGAAACTAAAACAAGTGATATTGTAACTTCTGATATTGCTACTAATAAAGTTATTCCTCAAGAGGAACTTGATATTATGCTAGAATTCTATAATTTAGCATTAAAAAATGGTTACACTAACCAAAAAGTTGAAGAAACTAAAGAGCCTGAAGAGAGTGAATATAAACGTTTTGATGAGAAGGCATTTTTGAAAAATGAGTTTGGAGAAAATGTTGTAAAATACTATCCTAGTGGTAGAGTTCAATTTATAAGTGATGGATATATGGAAGTTGAACTTGAAGATAGAAGTAATCTAAAGGAGATAGCTGAAGGGATAGTATGGCTACAAGATAATATAGGAAAGCAATATGTAAATGCTCTTGTTGATTACTCAATAGAGTTAGAATATCAGATTATAGCTGAAAAATTAAATAAGAAAATAACTAATAGTGATAAAGAAAAAATAAAAAAATTAGAAGTTCAAGCTCTAAAAGTATTTGATAAACTTCAAGAAGAAGTAAATAATACAAACGAAGAGGAATAA
- a CDS encoding TIGR01212 family radical SAM protein (This family includes YhcC from E. coli K-12, an uncharacterized radical SAM protein.), which yields MENRKRYNSLDNYFKNTFGEKIYKVSLDGGFTCPNRDGTLSTKGCIFCSERGSGDFAGSRGKSINDQIEEQLKLIERKFPTGKVIAYFQNFTNTYGNVEYLRKIYYEALSHPRVIGLAIATRPDCLQDKVIDLLDEINKKHFLWVELGLQTINEEVAKIINRQYPLSTYIEATEKLNSKNIKFVTHIIIGLPHEKEDDPLNTAIFSEKCGTWGVKIHLLHIIKNTRLEEFYNNNEIKIQKKEEYVKKTVKILENLSYNIVIHRLTGDGNKETLISPLWSLNKRDVLNSIEKELKNQNIYQGDGHKSWE from the coding sequence ATGGAAAATAGAAAAAGATATAACTCCTTGGATAATTACTTCAAAAATACCTTTGGAGAAAAAATATATAAAGTTTCCCTTGATGGTGGATTTACTTGTCCAAATAGAGATGGAACTCTCAGTACAAAAGGGTGCATATTTTGTAGTGAGAGAGGAAGTGGAGATTTTGCAGGGAGCAGAGGAAAGAGCATAAATGATCAGATTGAGGAGCAATTAAAACTTATTGAAAGAAAGTTTCCAACTGGTAAAGTTATTGCCTATTTTCAAAATTTTACAAATACTTATGGTAATGTAGAATATCTAAGAAAGATATATTATGAAGCTCTCTCACATCCAAGAGTAATAGGGTTAGCTATTGCCACTAGACCAGATTGTTTACAAGATAAAGTAATAGATTTGTTAGATGAGATAAATAAAAAGCATTTTTTATGGGTTGAATTAGGGCTACAAACTATTAATGAAGAGGTGGCAAAAATAATAAATAGACAATATCCACTTTCTACATATATAGAGGCTACTGAAAAATTAAATTCTAAAAATATTAAGTTTGTAACTCATATAATTATAGGTTTACCACATGAAAAAGAGGATGATCCATTGAATACAGCTATATTTTCTGAAAAGTGTGGAACATGGGGAGTGAAAATTCATCTTTTACACATTATAAAAAATACACGTTTAGAGGAATTTTATAACAACAACGAAATAAAAATTCAAAAAAAAGAAGAATATGTGAAAAAAACAGTTAAAATTTTAGAGAATTTGTCGTATAATATAGTTATACATAGATTGACTGGGGATGGAAACAAAGAGACTTTAATATCTCCACTTTGGAGTTTAAATAAAAGAGATGTTTTAAATTCTATTGAAAAGGAGTTAAAGAATCAGAATATATATCAAGGAGATGGACATAAATCATGGGAATAA